One region of Desulfovibrio sp. JC022 genomic DNA includes:
- the eutJ gene encoding ethanolamine utilization protein EutJ produces MDFSAIDQQISDLESCIENTVPVSANEELLVGVDLGTAYIVVVVLNSKKEPVACAMEFARVIKDGLVVDYMGATRITRKLVGELEERLGRKLERAAIAVPPGTGKKDVTTHQYVVEGAGLEVTNVLDEPTAANAVLGLENGVIVDIGGGTTGLSVLEEGEVTYVADEPTGGTHVTLVLSGNFKVSFEEAEDLKKVKERQDEILPVVRPVVQKMGTIVKAHIKDRDISAIYLVGGTCCLKDMEKVVEKEVGIPVYKPANPFLVTPLGIALNC; encoded by the coding sequence ATGGATTTTTCAGCAATTGACCAGCAGATCAGCGATCTTGAAAGCTGCATTGAGAACACCGTTCCCGTCAGTGCGAACGAGGAACTTCTGGTGGGCGTGGACCTCGGTACTGCGTACATCGTGGTGGTTGTCCTGAACAGCAAAAAGGAGCCTGTGGCCTGTGCCATGGAATTTGCGCGGGTCATCAAAGACGGTCTGGTTGTTGATTACATGGGTGCTACCCGCATCACCCGCAAGCTGGTGGGCGAGCTTGAAGAAAGACTGGGACGTAAGCTGGAGCGCGCAGCCATCGCCGTTCCTCCGGGGACCGGGAAAAAGGACGTCACCACCCACCAGTACGTGGTGGAAGGTGCCGGACTGGAAGTGACCAACGTGCTGGACGAGCCCACCGCAGCCAACGCGGTTCTCGGCCTTGAAAACGGAGTTATCGTCGACATCGGCGGCGGTACCACCGGCCTTTCCGTTTTGGAAGAGGGTGAAGTCACTTACGTAGCTGACGAACCCACCGGCGGAACCCACGTGACTCTGGTTCTTTCCGGTAATTTCAAGGTCAGCTTTGAAGAAGCCGAAGACCTGAAAAAGGTCAAAGAACGTCAGGATGAGATCCTGCCTGTCGTCCGCCCGGTGGTCCAGAAAATGGGCACCATCGTTAAGGCGCACATCAAGGATCGTGATATTTCAGCCATTTATCTTGTAGGCGGTACATGCTGCCTCAAGGATATGGAAAAAGTGGTGGAAAAAGAAGTGGGCATCCCGGTCTACAAACCGGCTAACCCGTTTCTGGTAACCCCGCTGGGCATTGCCCTGAACTGCTAA
- a CDS encoding phosphate propanoyltransferase has protein sequence MNEQVINDIMEGVIKGVIDQLKTEAPHVSVSTGATEPIPVELSARHVHLSEQDALELYGKPLTPVRELSQPGQFLCEERVRLIGPKGVMDNVAVLGPARSASQVEISNTEARTLGIKAPVRQSGDVAGTPGIILASQTGIVGLEEGVIVAARHIHMAPEDGDKFGVKDNDRVSVRLESDRPVILEDVVCRVHPSFKLAMHIDPDEGNSAGWNKSVTGKIVR, from the coding sequence ATGAACGAACAAGTCATTAACGATATCATGGAAGGGGTCATCAAAGGCGTAATCGACCAGTTGAAGACCGAAGCTCCGCATGTTTCCGTATCCACCGGAGCAACCGAGCCTATCCCCGTAGAACTTTCCGCCCGTCACGTTCACCTCAGCGAGCAGGACGCCCTTGAGCTTTACGGCAAACCTCTGACCCCGGTTCGTGAACTTTCCCAGCCCGGTCAGTTTCTTTGCGAAGAGCGTGTGCGCCTCATCGGCCCCAAAGGCGTAATGGACAACGTTGCTGTACTCGGACCCGCACGTTCCGCTTCACAGGTAGAAATTTCAAACACCGAAGCCCGTACCCTTGGTATTAAAGCTCCGGTTCGCCAAAGCGGCGATGTTGCCGGAACTCCCGGTATCATCCTCGCTTCCCAGACCGGAATTGTCGGTCTCGAAGAAGGCGTTATCGTGGCTGCACGCCATATTCACATGGCTCCCGAAGACGGAGACAAGTTCGGCGTGAAAGACAACGACCGCGTCAGTGTTCGCCTTGAAAGTGACCGTCCGGTTATTCTCGAAGACGTTGTCTGCCGCGTACATCCTTCGTTCAAACTGGCTATGCACATCGATCCCGATGAAGGCAACAGCGCAGGCTGGAACAAGTCTGTTACCGGTAAGATTGTAAGATAG